The following are from one region of the Camelus ferus isolate YT-003-E chromosome 13, BCGSAC_Cfer_1.0, whole genome shotgun sequence genome:
- the TXLNA gene encoding alpha-taxilin: MKNQDKKNGAAKQSGNAPNPKNTPGQPEAGPEGAQGRPSQSAPATEAEGSTSQAPGKAEGAQAKTSQSGALRDVSEELSRQLEDILSTYCVDNNQGGPGEEGAQGEPAEPEDAEKSRTYASRNGEPEPETPVVNGEKETSKGEPGTDEIRANDEVVDRDHRRPQEKKKSKGLGKEITLLMQTLNTLSTPEEKLAALCKKYAELLEEHRNSQKQMKLLQKKQSQLVQEKDHLRGEHSKAVLARSKLESLCRELQRHNRSLKEEGVQRAREEEEKRKEVTSHFQVTLNDIQLQMEQHNERNSKLRQENMELAERLKKLIEQYELREEHIDKVFKHKDLQQQLVDAKLQQAQEMLKEAEERHQREKDFLLKEAVESQRMCELMKQQETHLKQQLALYTEKFEEFQNTLSKSSEVFTTFKQEMEKMTKKIKKLEKETTMYRSRWESSNKALLEMAEEKTLRDKELEGLQVKIQRLEKLCRALQTERNDLNKRVQDLSAGGRGLLPDGGPERRPEAADASKEQGGEGPRVQAPSSPRATEVPCCPGAPNMEASGQMGPPEPASTTA; the protein is encoded by the exons ATGAAGAACCAAGACAAAAAGAATGGGGCTGCCAAGCAATCAGGCAACGCTCCCAACCCCAAAAACACCCCGGGGCAACCGGAAGCAGGACCAGAGGGAGCCCAGGGGCGGCCCAGCCAGTCGGCTCCTGCGACAGAAGCTGAAGGTTCCACCAGCCAGGCTCCAGGGAAGGCTGAGG GAGCACAGGCCAAAACCTCTCAGTCTGGGGCCCTCCGTGATGTCTCTGAGGAGCTGAGCCGCCAGTTGGAAGACATCCTCAGTACATACTGTGTGGACAACAATCAGGGGGGCCCAGGCGAGGAGGGGGCACAGGGTGAGCCTGCTGAACCCGAAGATGCAGAGAAGTCCCGCACCTATGCTTCGAGGAATGGGGAGCCTGAGCCAGAGACGCCGGTAGTCAATGGTGAGAAGGAGACCTCCAAGGGGGAGCCAGGCACAGATGAGATCCGGGCCAATGACGAGGTCGTAGACCGGGACCACCGAAGGCCGCAGGAGAAGAAGAAATCCAAGGGTCTGG GAAAGGAGATCACATTGCTGATGCAGACCCTGAACACACTGAGTACCCCAGAGGAGAAGCTTGCGGCTCTGTGCAAGAAGTATGCTGAACTG CTGGAGGAGCACCGGAACTCCCAGAAGCAGATGAAGCTCCTGCAGAAGAAGCAGAGCCAGCTGGTGCAGGAGAAGGACCACCTGCGTGGCGAGCACAGCAAGGCCGTCCTGGCTCGAAGCAAGCTGGAGAGCCTGTGCCGCGAGCTGCAGCGCCACAACCGCTCCCTCAAG gAGGAAGGCGTGCAGcgggccagggaggaggaggagaaacgcAAGGAGGTGACCTCGCACTTCCAGGTGACGCTGAATGACATTCAGCTGCAGATGGAACAGCACAATGAGCGCAATTCTAAGCTGCGCCAGGAGAACATGGAGCTGGCTGAGCGGCTCAAGAAGCTGATTGAGCAGTACGAGCTGCgggaggag CATATCGACAAAGTCTTCAAACACAAGGACCTGCAGCAGCAGCTGGTGGATGCCAAGCTCCAGCAGGCCCAGGAGATgctgaaggaggcagaggagaggcacCAGCGGGAGAAGGATTTT CTCCTCAAAGAGGCTGTGGAGTCACAGAGGATGTGCGAGCTGATGAAGCAGCAGGAGACCCACCTGAAGCAGCAG CTTGCCCTGTACACGGAGAAGTTTGAAGAGTTCCAGAACACTCTTTCCAAAAGCAGTGAGGTGTTCACCACATTCAAACAGGAGATGGAAAAG ATGACAAAGAAGATCaagaagctggagaaagaaaCCACCATGTACCGGTCCCGGTGGGAGAGCAGCAACAAGGCCCTGCTTGAGATGGCCGAGGAG AAAACACTCCGGGACAAAGAGCTGGAGGGCCTGCAGGTGAAAATCCAGCGGCTGGAGAAGCTGTGCCGGGCGCTGCAGACGGAGCGCAACGACCTGAACAAGAGGGTGCAGGACCTGAGTGCCGGAGGCCGGGGCCTGCTCCCTGATGGTGGCCCTGAGCGAAGGCCAGAGGCTGCCGATGCCTCCAAGGAACAGGGTGGCGAGGGTCCCAGGGTCCAAGCACCCAGCTCCCCAAGGGCCACAGAAGTACCTTGCTGCCCTGGAGCACCAAACATGGAAGCGTCAGGCCAAATGGGGCCCCCGGAGCCCGCCTCCACCACCGCCTAG
- the CCDC28B gene encoding coiled-coil domain-containing protein 28B isoform X2, giving the protein MEDKKKKRSPKPCLSQPAQPPSTLRRVPVPTSHSGSLALGLPHLPSPKQRAKFKRAGKEKCRPVLAGGGGGPAGTPLQHSFLTEVTDVYEMEGGLLNLLNDFHSGRLQAFGKECSFEQLEHVREMQEKLARLHFSLDVCGEEEEEEEEDGVTEGLPEEQKKTMADRNLDQLLSNLEDLSNSIQKLHLAENAEPEEPSAV; this is encoded by the exons ATGGaggacaagaagaagaaaaggagtcCCAAGCCCTGCCTgagccagccagcccagccccccagcaCACTACGCAGGGTCCCAGTGCCCACCAGCCACAGCGGCTCCTTGGCCCTGGGACTCCCTCATCTGCCATCCCCAAAGCAGCGGGCCAAATTCAAGAG ggcaggaaaggagaaatgcCGCCCAGTGCTGGCCGGAGGTGGGGGCGGCCCTGCAGGCACCCCCCTGCAGCACTCGTTCCTGACTGAGGTGACCGATGTCTATGAGATGGAGGGGGGGCTGCTGAACTTGCTCAATGATTTCCACTCAGGCCGACTGCAGGCCTTCG GGAAGGAATGCTCCTTTGAGCAGTTGGAGCACGTCCGGGAGATGCAGGAGAAGCTGGCCCGGCTGCACTTCAGCTTGGACGtgtgtggggaagaggaggaggaggaggaagaggatggggtCACCGAGGGGCTGCCTGAGGAGCAGAAGAAGACGATGGCTGACCGCAACTTGGACCAGCTACTTAGCAAT CTGGAAGATCTTAGTAATTCTAT ACAGAAGCTGCACCTGGCCGAGAACGCCGAGCCTGAGGAGCCGTCAGCTGTGTAG
- the CCDC28B gene encoding coiled-coil domain-containing protein 28B isoform X1: MEDKKKKRSPKPCLSQPAQPPSTLRRVPVPTSHSGSLALGLPHLPSPKQRAKFKRAGKEKCRPVLAGGGGGPAGTPLQHSFLTEVTDVYEMEGGLLNLLNDFHSGRLQAFGESWGQRLEGMWVNMGGLRGLAGSRVPSSLPELTGAVQGRNAPLSSWSTSGRCRRSWPGCTSAWTCVGKRRRRRKRMGSPRGCLRSRRRRWLTATWTSYLAIWKILVILYRSCTWPRTPSLRSRQLCRLIPFKL, from the exons ATGGaggacaagaagaagaaaaggagtcCCAAGCCCTGCCTgagccagccagcccagccccccagcaCACTACGCAGGGTCCCAGTGCCCACCAGCCACAGCGGCTCCTTGGCCCTGGGACTCCCTCATCTGCCATCCCCAAAGCAGCGGGCCAAATTCAAGAG ggcaggaaaggagaaatgcCGCCCAGTGCTGGCCGGAGGTGGGGGCGGCCCTGCAGGCACCCCCCTGCAGCACTCGTTCCTGACTGAGGTGACCGATGTCTATGAGATGGAGGGGGGGCTGCTGAACTTGCTCAATGATTTCCACTCAGGCCGACTGCAGGCCTTCGGTGAGTCCTGGGGGCAGCGCTTAGAGGGCATGTGGGTGAATATGGGTGGTCTCCGAGGCTTGGCTGGGTCCAGGGTCCCAAGCTCGCTCCCAGAGCTAACAGGTGCTGTCCAGGGAAGGAATGCTCCTTTGAGCAGTTGGAGCACGTCCGGGAGATGCAGGAGAAGCTGGCCCGGCTGCACTTCAGCTTGGACGtgtgtggggaagaggaggaggaggaggaagaggatggggtCACCGAGGGGCTGCCTGAGGAGCAGAAGAAGACGATGGCTGACCGCAACTTGGACCAGCTACTTAGCAAT CTGGAAGATCTTAGTAATTCTAT ACAGAAGCTGCACCTGGCCGAGAACGCCGAGCCTGAGGAGCCGTCAGCTGTGTAGGCTCATTCCCTTCAAACTGTGA